The genomic segment GTTGTGGCGAGGGACTCGATACCTTCCTGTCTTGCTCAACAAAGTAGGAGTCATGCAGTCATGGTAAACattgaaaaagagaaaatgaaaaaagaagaagattggAACCACCACATTTTAGACAAAAATTGAGTATATCAAAAAGTAAAGGTGAGGCACACTGAGATGGGCATCTTCTTTGACGGAATTGTTTTACAAGGGGTGTTTTATAAGCTTAAGTAATTAACTCTATATTGGGTTCGAGGTGAAGGCGCCCATTCGCCTCTTAGGACTGCCACGTCCATTGTTCTGACCTGCACCCTGGATGGATGGTTGATATTCATGTTCCCGCATGTGCAGATGAATTGGTTCAAGGCAGTTGAGAAGTCGTGGCTGTGGAATACATGCTAGCGCagacaaaataatgttttagcCCGGGTTCCTCAAACTCAGGAAGTAGGTCAATGCATTCAGTATTGTAGAGtgctatacaaataatgaatgtttatgagtgcgaTGGACAGAagacttcatgaggtgaaagatgaaatgatccatttaacgaggcgtagccgagttgaatggatcattatttcatctttcaccgaatgaagtattctgtccattgcacgaatgaaaaaacattcattattttgtttatatgacacctaaaaaatgatttttttttttcatatgaaattcatgcaaaacatgctcatgcagtgcgagttcggtctgttgttacgtcattacaaaATGCGCAAATAAAAGATGTTATGCTTCTCTAGCTATAATGGAGATTTGAATAGATGGATCGTATCTGTATTGCTTACTGTTCATTACAAAGAGTCATGCAGAGCTCACTGACGAGTGAAATGATTCAGGTTTTATATAACTTTTGAAGATATGGTGGTCGTTACATTGGCCTGGAATTTACATTATGACTTGGTTCTGGATTATCTTTTGATATTATACCATGATACACCGCATATCACTTTTGCTCTGTTATTTGTTGTTTGTCTTGTGGAAAGTAAttatatttaaatgtttttttcctttgaatTCCTTTAGGTATGGAGTCTACCAGTGAGGAAGTCCCTATAGAAATAGAAAGATCAAGACTCCCGGTCCTTGCGATGGCGCGAGCGATCCTCCCCAAGCGTTCCCTAGCAATGTTTACAAAGGGTTCAGTGAGACACCATACATGTAGAACAGGTAGCCAGAACTTCCTCTTCTTTAAGGAAAACGACAGAGATTAAGGGTTACACCAATCGGGAAAATAGCGCCAACAAATCCATATGTACAACAGTAGTAAAAGATTGTCCACTGTTGGAGATTTAGGAAGTTGGTTTTGGAAagcccatgaaaaaaaaaatagccggTAGAGATTGTGAATCATTTACACAGAATTGTGTGTGTAGGCtgcatttgacttttaaaaaatctagtCTATAATATGCTGgaatattttgttcttatagCTATATAATTATCTGTATTCATTTCTAGCAAGAGCCATCCATCACTCGAACAGAGAAATCTCAAAAAGGGTTTTAAAGGTTCCATGACACAGAAATCATTCATTTTAGAAGTAAGCATTTTCAGTAGTTTTTCGTGCAAAACACGAATCTGTCATCGTTTTCCTCGCTCGGCTTACAGGTTTCGAGTAATTCCTTGAAAATGAACTTCAACAGGAACGCCCACTttatttttgagaaaaatcggcaaATCGAGCTGTCaatcattgtgacgtcacctgAAGAACGATCGATCGCGTTTGCCCAACTTCCGGGTTCATTATTCAGCTTTATTTCGTACACGCTCGCTTGCTACTCAACTTTGTTTCGACGAATATTTCATCCAATTGCTTcaatttttttggtatttttgaGACATCATGCCATCATCGGATTCTTCAGACGTTGATTAAGGGTCTGAGTACTCGTTTACTGACTCATCAGATTCTGGTAGCAGTTTAGACGATAAAATTGAGGGGATTGTACCTTACAGATTCGAGCCGGAGGCAGGATCAGATGAGGTGGAAGAAGAAGTTGTAGTCGACAACCTACGTCAAGAGAGACTTGAAAACAATTTCTGGTACGTCAATTCTGAACTTTCATGCTTTCCAATACTTATATTTGCTTACTTTTTGTTTGCCACGGTATTTCTCGGTTCATTTTACATCggaataatttcaaaaatttgaccGCAACTCGCCGCCTTCTTTCCCGGCCAGCCTATGGCTACGGCAGAGCGAAGGCTGTAAAGCTTGGCCGTAAAATTCGGCAAGCGTTCAACTAACTTTGCCGTTCGCGGGACGATTCAGACCCGGGGAAAAATGGGCTCCGCAGCCGAAGGCTATGCCGGTAGAAGGTGATTTGCGTCATGATCAGAGTGTCCACATGTTTATGCACACATTTGTTATTGCACAACAAAAAATGTTGCAATAGAGCTGGTCTCTTGTGAAAATCACCGCTGAATTTTATTTAAGTCAGAAAATATAGAACGAATTTACTGATGGCTGAAATGATTGCTTATTTTCCTTATGCCTTTCATTCAATCATCTCTAACTAAGGCTAAGCCTAAGGTTTCTAGCGTCCATTAAATTTAAAGCCCTGAATTTAATATTGAGATTCTCTTCCTGGACTTTAAATCCAAATAtggtaattaaaaaagaaaaggaagagaagaagaaagagaagagaaaagcaATGAATTTGTTTGCAACTGTCTCTTAATTTGTATATTTACAGGTGTTCATGCAGTGGGGACTGTGCACCAATGCCCATCGTCCGCGAGTGTGTGTGCTGCAAAGAGATCGCAGAGGTTGTCCAGAAGATGGATTCTTTCAACGGTGGTGAACTTGATTGCATCACAAACCATCCAGGATTTGAGGGGGTTTGTCTCAACCCCTGGGTCCTGGAGACGGCCTATTACCACTACCGGCAGCAgtatggaggaggaggaggtcgCAATGATGCGACAGAGAAtgagtatgtacatgtatatgttcatGAAATATGCAATAATGTGAATCAGAGCAgtaaaggaaatgaaattaaaaaaaacacatttttttaggactagtttgttttgtttaatttaggACACGATTACTTTTTAGGGAAATTGGAAAGGATTATGGGTACTTggattgatttgattgattcaAGAACTATCAAAAAAATTCAGTTGAATAAATAACCTCCCCAATTTTTACGTAGTTTCCATTTAACAAAACTACGCAGCTGGAGCCTTATTCATTCACTCTGTtgagatgacattttttttccactCTACTTGCAGGAAGAACCATCATGTGGCTTATCGTCAACTTGCCCGCTGGTGCTGGGGTTTCCTGGGACGAGCAGTAAGGGTCCCCCTTCCATCGTGCGCCGTGAGAGTGATCAGGGATACCTTCCCATCAGAAGTCTACCGTGGCTTCCAGGAGCTATGATGTAACCAAGTAAAGCCAGCCCTTTGGATGTAAGAGACTGTATGAtgatcacctttttttttaattgcaatcttattgttttttaatggttatttttttagataataaagttgaaaaataacaaacacTTCATTGTgtctttcattatttgtttactGGTGTGTTACCAGAAAGGATGTGTCCTGTGCAGTGATTGGAAAGAATATATGAGAAGTTGATATTACTATTACAGGAAAAATTCATGGacttatttgttaaataatgcagattatatatatttttttaaattgtacttCAGTCATGTGAATGAGAGAATAAGGGGGAAAattattcaagaaaatgatAGTATATGAGAATGCATATTGAAAGAAAAACTATTAAGTGTATATGACATAACTTGTCAGTAGCATATCTAGTTGGAGCAAAGGTGCACATAATCTACACATAAGCACCATATTTAATTGCATTTACCAAGATAAAAcaaatacctacatgtacatccataaaatgaaatattttatcccCCCATTAATTCACAAATGGTTTGAAGACCTCGAGGAATTCCTCAATGAAAACAATGCCCAGAGCATTCTACAAGAATCTGGAAGGATTTTCAAGGCAGACGAGTCAGGGTTTCCACTAGGTGGGCGTTTGGACGATTATGTGCTGGCACTGAAGGGAGAAAAGGTAGTCCAGCAGTTCAAGAATTCAACAAAAGGACAGGTGACACTCTTACCACCCATGATAGAGTTGCCAGGGAGGCATGACGGAGCAGCTTACCAAAGTGCGCCAAGGGGCTCTTACTTTGCTCAAACCAAAAACAGCTGGATGGACAGCAAAGGCTTTTTATAGCTATATTGCTAACTTATTCCAGCCATCTTTGGCTCAAAAGAAAGTGCCCTTCCCTGCCCTCTTGCTTGTGGATGGTCTCTCTAAACATCAGACGTTGGAGGTTGCGATGTGAAGGGAAAGGTATGCTCCTATATAGATTCCCTCCCAATGCAACGCATATACTCTAACCATGTGATGTGTCGGTCTTAAGACCCCTGAAGTCATCCTGGAACAGGGCCGAGCAGCTGTTCCGTTTTTGCAACCCTAGCGATTACGTCACGAAAACAACATTTTCGAGAGTTTTCGCTGACACTTGGCTAGAAATTCTCCGAAAGCCAAGCACTGCTGCGTCGGGATTTAGAGTTGCAGGGATTTTCCCGTTCACGAAGCGGTATAATTGTGCCTTACTTACAACAGCAGAATTATACCACTTCGTCGATACTAATAGTACCCCTCAAGAATGACGCGTTCATTCCGGAGAGTGATGTCATGAGGTCACATCAACCAGATTAGCCAGAAGATGACattccatcatcatcttctgCTCATCTTGGACATGGAGAAGACAATGCCATGGATCCTACAGAGATCCATGGCATCACTCCATGTCATAAGAGACCTCTAAACGAGGCAttcatctctccatctcttgaAAAATGCCTTGTTTACTCCAAATCAAGGTTTATAACCAAAGGAGGAGGAAGCAGAAATTACCAATTTCGGTTGAAGCCTTCATGAAATATCAggaggagaaggaaaagaaaaggaaaaaaaaacagagaaaggaGGAGCGTGATCAAAAGAGGATGGAAAAGGAAATACAGCAGGAAATGCAAACTGCACAGAGACAAAGACGGCAACAAGAAAAAATAGATCGCGAGATGAGAGTGAAAGAGAAGCTAGAACGAATGAATGAAGTGAGAATGAAGAAAGCcatactggaaaaaaaaagatgctgAGAAAACAAAGACCATGACTTCCTTTCTAGATTCAAGCAAGTGTGCACTGCATATAATGGAACAGAGGCCATTAAGTGCAATTAAGGCTTATATATCACAATGTAAAAAGGTTctgtgaaaataaattataagcATGCACATCAATTCTAAGGTCGGAGGAAAGAAATAGCTGGATTATATTTCTTTGGTAATCTCAAAGGAAATTGCAGACCTTTGCAATCCAAAGACAATGACTTCCTCTTGAGATTCCACCAAGTACACACTGCAAGTAATAAAGGGAACAGTAGCGATGAAGTGCAATAAATGCTTAAACCACgatgtaaaatatatttgtgaaaaataattcataagCATGCACATAAATTTTGTGGTTGGGAGGGGGGCGGGGGCAAAATGACTGAATCCATCATGCCAAGTATGTCGTGGGACGAGGATGATCTCCCAGGGGCACCCCCCCCCATTAATTCACAGATTGTTCGTAGACCTCAAGGGATTCCTCAATGAAAACAATGCCCAGAGCCTTCTACAAAAACCTGGAAGGATTTTCAATGCAGATGAGTCAGGGTTTCCACTAGGAGGGCATTTGGACGATCATGTGCTGGCACTAAAGGGAGAAAAGGTAGTTCAACAATTCAAGAATTAGACAAAAGGACAGGTGACGGTTTTGGTAACTGCATGCGCTGAGGGCAGCATCTTACCGCCCATGAAAGTGTTGCCAGAGAGGCATGACAGAGCAGCTTACCAAGGTGCACCAAGGGGctcttattttgctcaaaacAAAAATAGCTGGATGGACAGCAAGGCCTTTTATTGCTATAATGCTAACTTATTCCAGCCAACTTTGGCTCAAAAGAAAGCGCCCCTTCCTGCACTCTTGCTTGTGGATGGTCTCTCCGCACATCAAATGTTGGAGGTAGCGATGTGAAGGGAATGGTATTCTCCTATATTGATTACCTCCCTATGCAATGCATGTACTCTAACCGTGTGATGTGTCGGTCTTTAGATCACTGAAGTCATCCTGGAACAGGGCCGAGCAGCTGTACCGTTTTCGCAACCCTAGTGATTACTTCacgaaaacaaaaaaaaatttcaagagttttCGCTGACACTTGGCTAGAAATTCTGCAAAAGCCAAGCATTGCTGCGTTGGGATTTAGAGCAGCAGGAATTTTCCTGTTCACGAAGCAGTATAATTCTGCCTTACTTACAACAGCAGCATTATACCACTTCGTCGTTACTAATAGTACCCCTCAAGAAGGGATTACTCCACCCACGAATGACGCGTTCATTCCGGAGAGTGATGTCCTGAGGTCACCTCAACCAGTTGAGCCAGAAGATGACATTCCATCATCACCTTCTGCTCATCTTAGACATGGAGAAGACAATGCCATGGATCCTACAGAGATCCATGGCATCACTCCATGTCATAAGAGACCTCTAAACGAGGCAttcatctctccatctcttgaAAAATGCCTTGTTTACTCCAAAAATTTTTATAAGCAAAGGAGGAGAAAGCAGAAATTGCCAATTTCGGTTGAAGCCTTCATGAAATATcaggaggagaaggaagaggaaaggaaaaaaaaaacagagaaaggaGGAGCGTGATCAAAAGTGGATGGAAAAGGAAATACAGCAGGAAATGCAAACTGCACAGAGACAAAGACGGCAACAAGAAAAAATAGATCGCGAGATGAGAGTGAAAGAGAAGCTGGAACGAATGAATGAAGTGAGAATGAAAAAAGTCACACGAGAAAAAGAAGACCATGACTTCCTTTCTAGATTCCAGCAAAAGTGCACTGCATGTATAATGGAACAGAAGCCATGAAATGCAATTAAGGCTTATAACACAATGTAAAAAGGTCTGTGAAAATACATTATAAGCATGCACATAAATTTTGTAGTCATAAGAAAGAAATAGCTGTAGTATATTTCTTTGGTAATCTCTAAGGAAAGTGCAGACATTTGCAATCCAAAGACCATTACTTCCTCTTGAGATTCCATCAAGTACGCACTGCAAATAAGAAACGGAACAGAAGCCATGAAGTGCAATAAAGGCTTAAACCAtgatgtaaatttttttttgtgaaaaagaaTTCATAAGCATGCACACAAATTTTGTGGTTGGGACGGGGGCGGGGGCAAAATGACTGTATCCATCATGCCAAGGATGTCATGGGACAACGATGATCTCAGAGGGGCCatacagattttcaaacaacaatttcaaaacatattgtcacaatgaaatatgttattcCCCCCATTAATTCACATACGGTTTGAAGACCTCAAGGGATTCCTCAATGAAAACAATGCCAAGAGCATTCTACAAGAAACTGGAAGGATTTTCAATGCAGACAAGTAAGGGTTTCCACTAGGAGGGCGTTTGGACGATCATGTGCTGGCACTGGAGAAAATTTTTTGGTAAATGCATGTGCGGAGGGCAGCTTCTAACCGCCAATGATAGTGTTGTTAATGCCAGGGAGGCATGACGGAGCAGCTTACCAAGGTGCGCCAAGGGGCTCTTATTTGCTCAAACCAAAAATAGCTGGATGGACAGCAAGGCCTTTTATGGCTGTATTGCTAACTTATTCCATCCATCTTTGGCTCAAAAGAAAGTGTCCCTCCCTGCACTCTTGCTTGTGGATGGTCTCAACGCACATCAGACCTTGGAGGTAGCAATGTGAAGGGAATGGTATTCTCCAATATAGATTCCCTCCCAATGCAACGCGTACTCTAACCATGTGATGTGTCGGTCTTAAGACCCCTGAAGTCATCCTGGAACAGGGCCGAGCAGCTGTTCCGTTTTTGCAACCCTAGCGATTACGTCACGAAAACAACATTTTCGAGAGTTTTCGCTGACACTTGGCTAGAAATTCTCCAAAAGCCAAGCATTGCTGCGTCGGGATTTAGAGCAGCAGGGATTTTCCTGTTCACAAAGTGGTATAATTCTGCCTTACTTACAACAGCAGAATTATACCACTTCGTCGATACTAATAGTACCCCTCAAGAAGGGACTACTCCACCCACGAA from the Lytechinus pictus isolate F3 Inbred chromosome 1, Lp3.0, whole genome shotgun sequence genome contains:
- the LOC129265419 gene encoding uncharacterized protein LOC129265419, encoding MPIVRECVCCKEIAEVVQKMDSFNGGELDCITNHPGFEGVCLNPWVLETAYYHYRQQYGGGGGRNDATENEKNHHVAYRQLARWCWGFLGRAVRVPLPSCAVRVIRDTFPSEVYRGFQEL